A stretch of DNA from Streptococcus sp. NPS 308:
AAACCAAGGTTACACGATCTTTGAGACGGTCTAGGTAGACACGAGTTTCCTCAGGAATTTCCACATCGCGGTCATACTGGCCATCTGCTGACATGAGTTTGAAGAACATGTCACTCCACATCTGGCAGTGGAAACCATATTTGTCAGCAATATCCAGCACGCGCTCCAAGTGTTGACACATGAGGAGACTACGGTCCACAACACCGTTCAAAATGAGGTAGCGTCCCAAACCAACCAAGTGAGCTTCGTCCATCCCGATATTGACCTTGCGTGTCTGCAGTTTAGACAGAGTGGCAAACATCCCGTCAATCAAATCATAAACCTTTTCTTCACCGATAAGGAGAATGTCCTCTACATCACGGAGTTCTTGCACTTCTTTGACACCCCATTTAACGAAGGCCGACAAATGAGCCAAGGTCTGGATGCAAGGCACAAAGGTCATATCAAACTGCTGGGCATGGGCTTCGATTTCCTGCAACTCCTCTGTTGAATAGGCTCCACGGAAGTAACCAAAGTATGGTTGCCCCTCAATCTGGTAGGTGTCTTCCATGTAAAGCTCAAAGGTTGAGTAGCCCATGAGAGCCAAAACCTCAATCATCTGCTTAGCTGAAGCTACATTTAGCACTGCATTTCGGGAACAGTCTGCCATGTAAGCCAAATCTTCGTAAGCAGCTTGTTCTTCAATCTCTACCTTATCACCTTCTACTAGAGCTGTTGCCAATAAGGACAAGGCGCGGTAAAGTTGGTGAGGTTTGCGATAAGTCAGTTGATAGTGGCCATCCTCACCCTTGATAGAGATAGAGGCTTGGTCATACTGAGCGACTGCTACCTCTACATCTGCTAGCGAAATATGCTTTTTAAGCAACTCTAATGCTTGCTCTTGTTTGGGACTAAGTCCTGTAAAAATTACCATTGGTTTTCCTCCTGCAACCAGTTGACAAGGGCACCATAGAGATTGGCATCTGCATGATAGGTGCAAGCTTGGATAACTGGTGCGACTGTGTATTCTTCGTAGGTTTCGACAAATTCATCGACAGCTTTTTTGACACCTTGGATAAAATCTGGATTTTGACTGATAGAGCCTCCCAGACTAATGACATCTGGATCGATCAGATACTGGATATTGAGCAAGCCTTGAGCCAGATTACGGTTCATGCGCTCAATGGCTTCTTGACAAAGGGCATTGCCTGCTGCAGCTTCTTGGTAAATCTTGCGACCGTCCCAGTCAGTCTGACCTGACTTTTCAATTACGTAGCGGACCATGTTTCCTGTAGATGCTAGTTGCGACCAGTTGTTGAGCTTTTCTGCTGGTGCAATGATTGTCATATAGCCAAACTCACCACCTAAGCCGTGGCGACCTCGGTGAAGTTTGCCATTGATAATCATAGCTCCGCCGATTCCTGTCCCAATCACGACACAGGCTGCATTTTCAATCTCTGGATGAGCTAGCAGTTCACTAAGTCCAACACAGTTGGCATCATTTTCTAGATGGACAGGTAGCTGATGATGAGCAAGGGCCTCATACCAAGAAAAACCGTGAATATAAGGTACGGCACTGATTCCCTCAATTACACCTGTTTCTTGATTGACCGCGCCTGGAACGCTCATGGCAATGCCCTTATAATCTTTCTCTGCCAAGCATTTGTCTAGCCATGCCAGTAAATCTTCTAGGGTTTCTGGTGTCGGTGTACTTGTCTTATCTAGTATTTTTCCATCAGGAGTCAGACTGGCAAACTTAATCCCAGTCCCTCCGATATCAATGGTTGCAATGGTCATATTTTCACCAAAAAAGGGACGAATCAGTAGTTAATCCTTACTCTTTCGCCCCTCCTTTCTATCTCATAGTATTCGTTATCAAACACTTTAAAACTGTTAAATGTCTTCTTTTTTAATCAATTCTGTACGAATTTCTTGTGGAGCCAATAGTCCTGAATGAACTGGATATGGTCGTTCAAGTAAGTCCAGAATGGTTTGTTGGTGTTCAGATATGCGCACATTTTCTTGGCTCATATTGTAGTAACGGAGGACATATCCTTCTTCATTTTCCGCCACTTTAAAGGCTGTTGGGCAAACTTGTGGTAAGCTGAGTGCCGCATGACTCAAGAGGCTACCAGTCGCAGCAACACTTCCTTCTTGTTTAGCAACCTGAAGGCTAGTGAATGGTGTTTGGAAGGCTTTGGCACGACGGAAAGCTGAGAAGCGTTCTTGCGCTTGGTGGCATTCAAGAGCAAACTCGACTTCAAACTCACGCAAGCACTGAGCCTCTGGCGTTGGGAAGTAACCCCAGTCACCTAGCTCGCCTGAAGCACGAAGGATGGTCACTGCAATGGTATCGTCTCCAAGGATTTCATACTCGTGCAATCCTTTATTGGCCACCGTCACTCCTTTTTCATCATCATAAAGGCTGACAAAGGCTTGTTGGTGTTGTGGATTTTCAGGATTTTCCCAAGAAGCAGCTGGTTTATTTGGTCGTGTCACCACCTCATAGATGCTTTCAGAGTCATTGCTTGGACGTGTGTTATGAGCCTTGACCAAGAGACGGATACGGTGGTCCTTGGCTGTGTTAGTAAAGCGAGTCTTGAAGCGTATTTGTGGATTATCAACAAAGACGGTCATCTCTGTTTCAAGAAGAATGCTTGCCAATTCTTCTGAGCGCCCAGCTTCACGCGTCATAAACTCGATGATGCCTCTTTGTTCTGCATCCAGTTTTTCGTCTGCACTTACTGGAATTGTCAATTCATGTTTGAGCAAGATCTTGGCAAAACGAGCTGTATTTTCCAAAACTTCACAGCCTTTGAGTTCTGCGTAGATAGGCTCTGTTCCTTTTGGTTGGAAATAGATGTACTCATTTCCAATGTCACCACGATCTTCAAAGCGAATAACATCTTCATAAGCTTCATGAGTTGTCTTGTCGTAGACCGTGATGTTTTCATCCACACTGACCGTTACAAATGGCGTATTAATCACTCCATTTTGGTAAATACCGTCACGGTGTTCTTGTTCTCCTTCAAGCAATTGGAAGGTTGTCCAAGAGAGAGGGGCTAGATGAACAGGGACTGTCACGCGCACTTGTCGAGCGATACGAGCCTGACGGAACTTGTCTTTTGGCAAATCATACTCAAAATTAGCTCCCAGATCTTCGATTCTCGCTTCTACAGCATGGCCTTCCAAGTCTTCGACACGGTAGTTTGGCAAGGTCAAGGCTGCCATTTTCTTGTAGCCTTCTGTTGGGTGCAATTCCTTGAAATCACAAATCGCCACATCAATCACTGTGCTGACAGTGTCAACCTTGTCATGCAAGCCTGTATTGATGACGGTAAAGAGATGGTCGCTTTGAGCTTCGTGGGTTGCAATTTTAACCTTCCACTCGTTGAGAAGGTTGCTCTTAACGAAGTTTCCGACTTGGTTGACCTTGGCAAAACGTGTTTCCATCTCACGGTGAACTTCGTCAATACTACAGCCACAGATACTATCATGGGGCGCATTTTGTAGAAGGACTTTCCAAGCATAGGTCAACTGGTCCTTGTGGTTATGTCCACCAGTGATGACAGTCAATGGTTCCACTACTTGTTCTAGCAGGTTGCTATTTTCTTGGAAGGCTTGTTTGAGGTAAATCCGTGAAGAAGAAGTGTTGGCAAGTGTGTACCAACCGTCTGTTTCTTGACTGGTCAACTCGCCTGTAACCGTTGATAGTTGCTCCGGCAGAGCACTTTCTACTGCGTGGATGTAGTCATCAAATGAACTATGCACAAAGGTCACATCTGGGAAGAGTTCATTTGCCACACGAATGGCTTCGCTCAGATTTCTCTGTACAGGCTGATGGTCACAGCCGTTCATCATCAACCATTGGTTGGTCGAGGCGTAGTCACGCACATCGGACAGTTTTTGTTTCCAGAAAGCCAAGGCTTCGTCCTTATCAACTGGGATTTCATTCCCGTTACTGTACCAGTTGGCAAAGAGGATACCGAGAACACGACTTCCGTCTGCACCCTGCCAGTACATTTCTGAAAACTGGGAAGTAAACTGCTCATCTTCGAGGACTTGGTTGTCAAAGCCAATCGGCTTGACACCACGGCCAAAGGCTGCCACGTGAATGCCTGATTTTTGAAGGATTTGAGGAGCTTGTCCCATATTTCCAAAGGTATCTGGGAAGTAACCAACCTGGGTTGATTTGCCCCATTTTGCACATTCTGCTTGGCCAATCAAGGTATTGCGGACGTTGGCTTCACTGGAAATCAAGTAGTCATCCTGCAAGATGTAAAAGGGACCAATTTTGAGTTTGCCTTGGTCGATATAACCTTGGACTTTGTCGCGATTTTCAGGACGAATTTCTAAGTAGTCATCAAGGACAATGGTTTGACCATCCAAGTGGAAGCTCTTGAACTCAGGATCATTTTCAAAAAGGTCAAAAAGATTGTCAAATAACTCCACCAACTGCATACGGTGGCTTTCAAAAGGCAAGTACCACTCACGGTCCCAGTGACTGTGTGAGATAATATGTACAACAACATTTTCCATGAAGTAAAACCTCATTCTAAATTAATTTTTTATTTTTAACGTTTTAAATGTAAAATTGTGATTCTTTCCTAGAATCAGTTGAGCGAAAGCGTGCTCCTTATACTCAATGAAAATCAAAGAGCAAACTAGGAAGCTAGCCGCAGGCTGCTCAAAGCACTGCTTTGAGGTTGTGGATAGAACTTGACGAAGTCAGTAACCATACCTACGGCAAGGCG
This window harbors:
- a CDS encoding alpha-mannosidase, which translates into the protein MENVVVHIISHSHWDREWYLPFESHRMQLVELFDNLFDLFENDPEFKSFHLDGQTIVLDDYLEIRPENRDKVQGYIDQGKLKIGPFYILQDDYLISSEANVRNTLIGQAECAKWGKSTQVGYFPDTFGNMGQAPQILQKSGIHVAAFGRGVKPIGFDNQVLEDEQFTSQFSEMYWQGADGSRVLGILFANWYSNGNEIPVDKDEALAFWKQKLSDVRDYASTNQWLMMNGCDHQPVQRNLSEAIRVANELFPDVTFVHSSFDDYIHAVESALPEQLSTVTGELTSQETDGWYTLANTSSSRIYLKQAFQENSNLLEQVVEPLTVITGGHNHKDQLTYAWKVLLQNAPHDSICGCSIDEVHREMETRFAKVNQVGNFVKSNLLNEWKVKIATHEAQSDHLFTVINTGLHDKVDTVSTVIDVAICDFKELHPTEGYKKMAALTLPNYRVEDLEGHAVEARIEDLGANFEYDLPKDKFRQARIARQVRVTVPVHLAPLSWTTFQLLEGEQEHRDGIYQNGVINTPFVTVSVDENITVYDKTTHEAYEDVIRFEDRGDIGNEYIYFQPKGTEPIYAELKGCEVLENTARFAKILLKHELTIPVSADEKLDAEQRGIIEFMTREAGRSEELASILLETEMTVFVDNPQIRFKTRFTNTAKDHRIRLLVKAHNTRPSNDSESIYEVVTRPNKPAASWENPENPQHQQAFVSLYDDEKGVTVANKGLHEYEILGDDTIAVTILRASGELGDWGYFPTPEAQCLREFEVEFALECHQAQERFSAFRRAKAFQTPFTSLQVAKQEGSVAATGSLLSHAALSLPQVCPTAFKVAENEEGYVLRYYNMSQENVRISEHQQTILDLLERPYPVHSGLLAPQEIRTELIKKEDI
- a CDS encoding ROK family protein yields the protein MTIATIDIGGTGIKFASLTPDGKILDKTSTPTPETLEDLLAWLDKCLAEKDYKGIAMSVPGAVNQETGVIEGISAVPYIHGFSWYEALAHHQLPVHLENDANCVGLSELLAHPEIENAACVVIGTGIGGAMIINGKLHRGRHGLGGEFGYMTIIAPAEKLNNWSQLASTGNMVRYVIEKSGQTDWDGRKIYQEAAAGNALCQEAIERMNRNLAQGLLNIQYLIDPDVISLGGSISQNPDFIQGVKKAVDEFVETYEEYTVAPVIQACTYHADANLYGALVNWLQEENQW